From one Trifolium pratense cultivar HEN17-A07 linkage group LG1, ARS_RC_1.1, whole genome shotgun sequence genomic stretch:
- the LOC123902511 gene encoding ATP-dependent DNA helicase SRS2-like protein At4g25120 isoform X3, which produces MADRQQSGRISAYFSASKPLLPQKRAYDSSTSSPYQIKGLRDVDGAAGRVRVGKRVPLADVPLNRVYSSGNGGDASFDAIRCSSSARTVVGYGVSAAKENLCQLDFETPRKESGGFKSEPLDYFSGSGLFDDDFDDSILEQIDIICEEKSAGKVAGQEGLDRSCQENVSSEGGVVGDVDLGLGTSVFSQGIENDDFDESILEQIDILCEQKSAEKAAGQGLDNSCQEKVSSESGVVGNVDPSLGTIVVSEVIGNGDMFSSGIALDHKEEHVDSDTTGKSLLSGTMPEEYLKYLESLNERQREAACTDVSTPLMIVAGPGSGKTSTMVGRVLVLLNEGISPLNILAMTFTSAAATEMRKRIGAITGKEMAKELTISTFHSFCLQLCRSHAEKLGRTSEFLIYGQWQQRNAIIEATRLLENETNKHKNGELLIGEASDSLRTPKQFKDKAKKWQNFVTQAKASGRTSAEFREMGNEIGAEILDNYSNILKSCNALDYHDLISCSVKLLTDFPEVFRESQDSWKAVVIDEFQDTSAMQYKLLRILASHHKITIIGDDDQSIFSFNGADISGFISFRKDFPNYKEVRLNKNYRSTRYIVEAASSLIQNNAKRCQLKNVLTDNSSGSKIVLKECHNEDAQCSFIVDKILEISSNHSADNCSYGNIAILYRRRVSGKAFQMAFRDRKIPFNIHGVAFYRKKVVKSIIAMLQTALPGCNDDSYIRVFKALLPFEKDMKKRVIDHISKISTTRKCSFLSAACDIFTAKISGTFKRSDLTHGRKVLATLDIISKLVHREKSISAIITSVANMIPEKYLLEQRATVDVDGGTLLNEDYDIRSVLQYLLDDVSEFLSTKSIEVRGEKEMLEDKGCIFALKAFIDYLFEREKENFRARRQDNQNSVTLTTIHQAKGLEWDFVFIVKANDSEIPLLHDFKGVVKDTAPIVEEERRLLYVAMTRARQKLFILYVMMDSNWQMLQPSRFLKEIPHHLLEFQGDINMQELQIKREAHQKEATGCTTDLLIKKQQSEADLVPVPNELLNSHFTEASDELAEFAEANNGNDFIRRFNVEDRSVVSHIFHKWAKKKAFQDPKRLLDKVGFVIDERLRQKKNKHKDLLNSLKSCLTCDEAMPYAEYVLRWEQIPADKRAHLMREKQEHFMKLKIENAMGSATPTDKQISYLKKLGCTMIPTSRLHASHLIEQYKAL; this is translated from the exons ATGGCAGACCGGCAACAAAGTGGCCGAATCAGCGCATATTTCAGCGCCTCAAAGCCACTCCTTCCTCAAAAAAGGGCTTACGATTCCTCCACCTCTTCCCCGTACCA AATTAAGGGTTTACGTGATGTTGATGGTGCTGCGGGTAGGGTTCGAGTTGGGAAGAGAGTTCCTCTTGCAGATGTTCCGTTGAATAGGGTTTATTCGTCTGGGAATGGCGGTGATGCATCTTTTGATGCAATTCGATGTAGTTCAAGTGCAAGGACTGTGGTTGGTTATGGTGTTAGTGCTGCGAAGGAAAATCTGTGTCAATTGGATTTTGAAACTCCGAGGAAAGAATCTGGAGGATTTAAATCCGAACCACTTGATTACTTTTCTGGAAGTGGTCTATTCGATGATGATTTTGATGACTCTATTTTGGAACAAATTGATATTATTTGTGAGGAGAAATCTGCAGGGAAAGTAGCTGGGCAGGAGGGGTTAGATCGTAGTTGTCAGGAGAACGTTTCAAGCGAGGGCGGTGTAGTTGGTGATGTTGATCTGGGTTTGGGAACTAGTGTTTTTTCTCAGGGTATAGAAAATGATGATTTTGATGAGTCAATTTTGGAACAGATTGATATTCTTTGTGAGCAGAAATCCGCGGAGAAAGCAGCTGGGCAGGGGTTAGATAATAGTTGCCAGGAGAAAGTTTCGAGTGAGAGCGGTGTAGTTGGTAATGTTGATCCAAGTTTGGGAACTATTGTTGTTTCTGAGGTTATAGGAAATGGCGACATGTTTAGTTCTGGAATTGCTCTGGATCATAAAGAAGAACATGTGGATAGTGATACTACTGGGAAAAGTTTACTGAGTGGAACCATGCCCGAGGAATATTTGAAATACTTGGAATCCCTAAATGAAAGGCAAAGAGAAGCAGCGTGCACTGATGTTTCCACCCCTTTAATGATTGTAGCTGGTCCAGGAAGTGGAAAG ACATCAACAATGGTTGGGCGAGTTTTGGTGCTGCTTAATGAG GGCATTAGTCCCTTAAACATTCTTGCAATGACATTTACATCAGCAGCAGCTACTGAAATGAGAAAACGTATTGGAGCCATAACTGGGAAGGAAATGGCCAAAGAACTTACAATCAGcacttttcattcattttgcttGCAACTTTGTCGTTCACATGCAGAAAA GTTAGGCCGTACATCTGAATTCTTAATATATGGACAGTGGCAACAGCGAAATGCAATTATTGAGGCCACCCGATTATtagaaaatgaaacaaataaacataaaaatggTGAATTGTTGATTGGAGAAGCGTCCGATAGTCTAAGGACCCCTAAACAGTTCAAGGATAAGGCAAAGAAATGGCAAAATTTTGTGACTCAG GCCAAAGCGTCAGGAAGAACTTCTGCAGAATTTCGTGAAATGGGCAATGAAATAGGA GCGGAAATTCTTGACAATTACAGTAACATATTAAAATCTTGTAATGCTCTGGATTATCATGACTTGATCAGCTGTTCTGTGAAGCTGCTCACTGATTTTCCTGAAG TTTTCAGAGAAAGTCAGGATTCATGGAAAGCTGTTGTCATAGATGAGTTTCAAGATACCAGTGCCATGCAATACAAGCTTCTAAGGATTCTTGCATCCCAtcataaaataacaattattggtGATGATGACCAG TCCATTTTCAGTTTCAATGGAGCCGACATTTCTGGATTTATTTCCTTTCGTAAAGATTTTCCAAACTACAAAGAG GTCAGGCTTAACAAAAACTATCGGTCCACACGTTACATTGTCGAGGCTGCATCTTCTCTTATTCAAAATAATGCCAAGCGATGTCAGTTGAAGAATGTTCTTACTGATAACTCTTCTGGGTCGAAG ATAGTTTTGAAGGAGTGTCACAATGAGGATGCACAATGTTCATTTATTGTTGACAAAATCTTAGAAATTTCATCTAATCATTCAGCAGATAACTGTTCCTATGGGAACATTGCAATTCTATACCGTAGACGG GTATCAGGGAAAGCCTTCCAAATGGCTTTTCGGGATAGGAAAATACCTTTTAATATTCACGGTGTGGCATTTTACAGAAAAAAG GTAGTCAAAAGTATCATCGCTATGCTTCAAACAGCACTGCCTGGTTGTAACGATGACTCATATATTAGAGTCTTCAAGGCTTTACTTCCTTTCGAGAAGGATATGAAAAAAAGG GTAATTGACCATATCAGCAAAATTTCAACTACTAGAAAATGCAGTTTCTTATCAGCTGCCTGTGACATCTTTACTGCAAAGATTTCTGGTACTTTTAAAAG GAGCGACCTTACCCACGGAAGGAAGGTTTTAGCGACACTAGATATCATATCAAAACTTGTTCACAGG GAAAAGTCAATTTCAGCTATCATAACTTCTGTGGCGAACATGATACCTGAG AAGTACCTTCTTGAGCAACGGGCAACTGTTGATGTTGATGGAGGGACATTGTTGAATGAAGACTATGACATCAGATCT GTTCTTCAGTACCTGTTGGATGATGTCTCTGAGTTTCTCTCTACCAAATCCATTGAGGTAAGAGGGGAAAAGGAAATGTTAGAAGATAAAGGCTGCATTTTTGCGCTAAAAGCATTCATTGATTATTTATTTGAGCGTGAGAAAGAAAATTTTCGTGCTCGGAGACAGGACAATCAAAATTCCGTGACATTGACTACCATTCATCAG GCAAAAGGCTTAGAGTGGGACTTTGTCTTCATAGTTAAG GCAAATGACTCCGAGATCCCTCTATTACATGATTTCAAAGGTGTTGTGAAGGACACCGCACCCATAGTTGAG GAGGAAAGACGTTTACTATATGTTGCAATGACTCGTGCTCGGCAAAAGCTTTTTATTCTCTATGTCATGATGGACTCAAATTGGCAG ATGCTTCAACCTTCCCGATTTCTGAAAGAAATCCCTCATCATCTTCTAGAGTTTCAG GGTGACATAAATATGCAAGAGCTACAAATAAAGCGAGAAGCTCATCAAAAGGAAGCTACCGGTTGTACCACTGATTTGTTGATAAAAAAGCAACAATCTGAGGCTGATTTGGTCCCTGTGCCAAATGAATTGCTCAACAGTCATTTTACCGAGGCTTCTGATGAGCTTGCAGAATTCGCAGAGGCAAACAATGGCAATGATTTCATAAGAAG ATTCAATGTAGAAGACAGATCTGTTGTTTCCCATATATTCCATAAATGGGCAAAAAAGAAAGCATTTCAAGATCCAAAGAGGTTGCTAGATAAG GTTGGTTTTGTAATTGATGAACGCCTTAGACAGAAGAAGAACAAACACAAG GATTTATTGAATTCTTTAAAGTCCTGCTTAACCTGTGATGAAGCAATGCCGTATGCTGAATAT GTTTTGAGATGGGAGCAAATTCCTGCGGATAAACGTGCTCATCTTATGAGGGAAAAACAG GAACACTTCATGAAATTAAAGATTGAGAATGCAATGGGTTCGGCAACACCAACTGACAAGCAG ATCTCCTATTTGAAGAAACTGGGGTGCACCATGATCCCTACATCTCGACTCCATGCATCTCATCTCATTGAGCAATACAAAGCATTGTAA
- the LOC123902511 gene encoding ATP-dependent DNA helicase SRS2-like protein At4g25120 isoform X2 gives MADRQQSGRISAYFSASKPLLPQKRAYDSSTSSPYQIKGLRDVDGAAGRVRVGKRVPLADVPLNRVYSSGNGGDASFDAIRCSSSARTVVGYGVSAAKENLCQLDFETPRKESGGFKSEPLDYFSGSGLFDDDFDDSILEQIDIICEEKSAGKVAGQEGLDRSCQENVSSEGGVVGDVDLGLGTSVFSQGIENDDFDESILEQIDILCEQKSAEKAAGQGLDNSCQEKVSSESGVVGNVDPSLGTIVVSEVIGNGDMFSSGIALDHKEEHVDSDTTGKSLLSGTMPEEYLKYLESLNERQREAACTDVSTPLMIVAGPGSGKTSTMVGRVLVLLNEGISPLNILAMTFTSAAATEMRKRIGAITGKEMAKELTISTFHSFCLQLCRSHAEKLGRTSEFLIYGQWQQRNAIIEATRLLENETNKHKNGELLIGEASDSLRTPKQFKDKAKKWQNFVTQAKASGRTSAEFREMGNEIGAEILDNYSNILKSCNALDYHDLISCSVKLLTDFPEVFRESQDSWKAVVIDEFQDTSAMQYKLLRILASHHKITIIGDDDQSIFSFNGADISGFISFRKDFPNYKEVRLNKNYRSTRYIVEAASSLIQNNAKRCQLKNVLTDNSSGSKIVLKECHNEDAQCSFIVDKILEISSNHSADNCSYGNIAILYRRRVSGKAFQMAFRDRKIPFNIHGVAFYRKKVVKSIIAMLQTALPGCNDDSYIRVFKALLPFEKDMKKRVIDHISKISTTRKCSFLSAACDIFTAKISGTFKRSDLTHGRKVLATLDIISKLVHREKSISAIITSVANMIPEYLLEQRATVDVDGGTLLNEDYDIRSVLQYLLDDVSEFLSTKSIEVRGEKEMLEDKGCIFALKAFIDYLFEREKENFRARRQDNQNSVTLTTIHQAKGLEWDFVFIVKANDSEIPLLHDFKGVVKDTAPIVEEERRLLYVAMTRARQKLFILYVMMDSNWQMLQPSRFLKEIPHHLLEFQGDINMQELQIKREAHQKEATGCTTDLLIKKQQSEADLVPVPNELLNSHFTEASDELAEFAEANNGNDFIRRFNVEDRSVVSHIFHKWAKKKAFQDPKRLLDKVGFVIDERLRQKKNKHKDLLNSLKSCLTCDEAMPYAEYVLRWEQIPADKRAHLMREKQTSTMICTNIYARGSNKSLNFGINQLALAILTLEHGQMQEHFMKLKIENAMGSATPTDKQISYLKKLGCTMIPTSRLHASHLIEQYKAL, from the exons ATGGCAGACCGGCAACAAAGTGGCCGAATCAGCGCATATTTCAGCGCCTCAAAGCCACTCCTTCCTCAAAAAAGGGCTTACGATTCCTCCACCTCTTCCCCGTACCA AATTAAGGGTTTACGTGATGTTGATGGTGCTGCGGGTAGGGTTCGAGTTGGGAAGAGAGTTCCTCTTGCAGATGTTCCGTTGAATAGGGTTTATTCGTCTGGGAATGGCGGTGATGCATCTTTTGATGCAATTCGATGTAGTTCAAGTGCAAGGACTGTGGTTGGTTATGGTGTTAGTGCTGCGAAGGAAAATCTGTGTCAATTGGATTTTGAAACTCCGAGGAAAGAATCTGGAGGATTTAAATCCGAACCACTTGATTACTTTTCTGGAAGTGGTCTATTCGATGATGATTTTGATGACTCTATTTTGGAACAAATTGATATTATTTGTGAGGAGAAATCTGCAGGGAAAGTAGCTGGGCAGGAGGGGTTAGATCGTAGTTGTCAGGAGAACGTTTCAAGCGAGGGCGGTGTAGTTGGTGATGTTGATCTGGGTTTGGGAACTAGTGTTTTTTCTCAGGGTATAGAAAATGATGATTTTGATGAGTCAATTTTGGAACAGATTGATATTCTTTGTGAGCAGAAATCCGCGGAGAAAGCAGCTGGGCAGGGGTTAGATAATAGTTGCCAGGAGAAAGTTTCGAGTGAGAGCGGTGTAGTTGGTAATGTTGATCCAAGTTTGGGAACTATTGTTGTTTCTGAGGTTATAGGAAATGGCGACATGTTTAGTTCTGGAATTGCTCTGGATCATAAAGAAGAACATGTGGATAGTGATACTACTGGGAAAAGTTTACTGAGTGGAACCATGCCCGAGGAATATTTGAAATACTTGGAATCCCTAAATGAAAGGCAAAGAGAAGCAGCGTGCACTGATGTTTCCACCCCTTTAATGATTGTAGCTGGTCCAGGAAGTGGAAAG ACATCAACAATGGTTGGGCGAGTTTTGGTGCTGCTTAATGAG GGCATTAGTCCCTTAAACATTCTTGCAATGACATTTACATCAGCAGCAGCTACTGAAATGAGAAAACGTATTGGAGCCATAACTGGGAAGGAAATGGCCAAAGAACTTACAATCAGcacttttcattcattttgcttGCAACTTTGTCGTTCACATGCAGAAAA GTTAGGCCGTACATCTGAATTCTTAATATATGGACAGTGGCAACAGCGAAATGCAATTATTGAGGCCACCCGATTATtagaaaatgaaacaaataaacataaaaatggTGAATTGTTGATTGGAGAAGCGTCCGATAGTCTAAGGACCCCTAAACAGTTCAAGGATAAGGCAAAGAAATGGCAAAATTTTGTGACTCAG GCCAAAGCGTCAGGAAGAACTTCTGCAGAATTTCGTGAAATGGGCAATGAAATAGGA GCGGAAATTCTTGACAATTACAGTAACATATTAAAATCTTGTAATGCTCTGGATTATCATGACTTGATCAGCTGTTCTGTGAAGCTGCTCACTGATTTTCCTGAAG TTTTCAGAGAAAGTCAGGATTCATGGAAAGCTGTTGTCATAGATGAGTTTCAAGATACCAGTGCCATGCAATACAAGCTTCTAAGGATTCTTGCATCCCAtcataaaataacaattattggtGATGATGACCAG TCCATTTTCAGTTTCAATGGAGCCGACATTTCTGGATTTATTTCCTTTCGTAAAGATTTTCCAAACTACAAAGAG GTCAGGCTTAACAAAAACTATCGGTCCACACGTTACATTGTCGAGGCTGCATCTTCTCTTATTCAAAATAATGCCAAGCGATGTCAGTTGAAGAATGTTCTTACTGATAACTCTTCTGGGTCGAAG ATAGTTTTGAAGGAGTGTCACAATGAGGATGCACAATGTTCATTTATTGTTGACAAAATCTTAGAAATTTCATCTAATCATTCAGCAGATAACTGTTCCTATGGGAACATTGCAATTCTATACCGTAGACGG GTATCAGGGAAAGCCTTCCAAATGGCTTTTCGGGATAGGAAAATACCTTTTAATATTCACGGTGTGGCATTTTACAGAAAAAAG GTAGTCAAAAGTATCATCGCTATGCTTCAAACAGCACTGCCTGGTTGTAACGATGACTCATATATTAGAGTCTTCAAGGCTTTACTTCCTTTCGAGAAGGATATGAAAAAAAGG GTAATTGACCATATCAGCAAAATTTCAACTACTAGAAAATGCAGTTTCTTATCAGCTGCCTGTGACATCTTTACTGCAAAGATTTCTGGTACTTTTAAAAG GAGCGACCTTACCCACGGAAGGAAGGTTTTAGCGACACTAGATATCATATCAAAACTTGTTCACAGG GAAAAGTCAATTTCAGCTATCATAACTTCTGTGGCGAACATGATACCTGAG TACCTTCTTGAGCAACGGGCAACTGTTGATGTTGATGGAGGGACATTGTTGAATGAAGACTATGACATCAGATCT GTTCTTCAGTACCTGTTGGATGATGTCTCTGAGTTTCTCTCTACCAAATCCATTGAGGTAAGAGGGGAAAAGGAAATGTTAGAAGATAAAGGCTGCATTTTTGCGCTAAAAGCATTCATTGATTATTTATTTGAGCGTGAGAAAGAAAATTTTCGTGCTCGGAGACAGGACAATCAAAATTCCGTGACATTGACTACCATTCATCAG GCAAAAGGCTTAGAGTGGGACTTTGTCTTCATAGTTAAG GCAAATGACTCCGAGATCCCTCTATTACATGATTTCAAAGGTGTTGTGAAGGACACCGCACCCATAGTTGAG GAGGAAAGACGTTTACTATATGTTGCAATGACTCGTGCTCGGCAAAAGCTTTTTATTCTCTATGTCATGATGGACTCAAATTGGCAG ATGCTTCAACCTTCCCGATTTCTGAAAGAAATCCCTCATCATCTTCTAGAGTTTCAG GGTGACATAAATATGCAAGAGCTACAAATAAAGCGAGAAGCTCATCAAAAGGAAGCTACCGGTTGTACCACTGATTTGTTGATAAAAAAGCAACAATCTGAGGCTGATTTGGTCCCTGTGCCAAATGAATTGCTCAACAGTCATTTTACCGAGGCTTCTGATGAGCTTGCAGAATTCGCAGAGGCAAACAATGGCAATGATTTCATAAGAAG ATTCAATGTAGAAGACAGATCTGTTGTTTCCCATATATTCCATAAATGGGCAAAAAAGAAAGCATTTCAAGATCCAAAGAGGTTGCTAGATAAG GTTGGTTTTGTAATTGATGAACGCCTTAGACAGAAGAAGAACAAACACAAG GATTTATTGAATTCTTTAAAGTCCTGCTTAACCTGTGATGAAGCAATGCCGTATGCTGAATAT GTTTTGAGATGGGAGCAAATTCCTGCGGATAAACGTGCTCATCTTATGAGGGAAAAACAG ACATCAACAATGATTTGCACAAACATATATGCTAGAGGAAGTAATAAATCCCTGAATTTCGGCATAAATCAATTAGCCTTGGCTATCTTGACATTGGAGCATGGACAAATGCAG GAACACTTCATGAAATTAAAGATTGAGAATGCAATGGGTTCGGCAACACCAACTGACAAGCAG ATCTCCTATTTGAAGAAACTGGGGTGCACCATGATCCCTACATCTCGACTCCATGCATCTCATCTCATTGAGCAATACAAAGCATTGTAA
- the LOC123902511 gene encoding ATP-dependent DNA helicase SRS2-like protein At4g25120 isoform X1 yields MADRQQSGRISAYFSASKPLLPQKRAYDSSTSSPYQIKGLRDVDGAAGRVRVGKRVPLADVPLNRVYSSGNGGDASFDAIRCSSSARTVVGYGVSAAKENLCQLDFETPRKESGGFKSEPLDYFSGSGLFDDDFDDSILEQIDIICEEKSAGKVAGQEGLDRSCQENVSSEGGVVGDVDLGLGTSVFSQGIENDDFDESILEQIDILCEQKSAEKAAGQGLDNSCQEKVSSESGVVGNVDPSLGTIVVSEVIGNGDMFSSGIALDHKEEHVDSDTTGKSLLSGTMPEEYLKYLESLNERQREAACTDVSTPLMIVAGPGSGKTSTMVGRVLVLLNEGISPLNILAMTFTSAAATEMRKRIGAITGKEMAKELTISTFHSFCLQLCRSHAEKLGRTSEFLIYGQWQQRNAIIEATRLLENETNKHKNGELLIGEASDSLRTPKQFKDKAKKWQNFVTQAKASGRTSAEFREMGNEIGAEILDNYSNILKSCNALDYHDLISCSVKLLTDFPEVFRESQDSWKAVVIDEFQDTSAMQYKLLRILASHHKITIIGDDDQSIFSFNGADISGFISFRKDFPNYKEVRLNKNYRSTRYIVEAASSLIQNNAKRCQLKNVLTDNSSGSKIVLKECHNEDAQCSFIVDKILEISSNHSADNCSYGNIAILYRRRVSGKAFQMAFRDRKIPFNIHGVAFYRKKVVKSIIAMLQTALPGCNDDSYIRVFKALLPFEKDMKKRVIDHISKISTTRKCSFLSAACDIFTAKISGTFKRSDLTHGRKVLATLDIISKLVHREKSISAIITSVANMIPEKYLLEQRATVDVDGGTLLNEDYDIRSVLQYLLDDVSEFLSTKSIEVRGEKEMLEDKGCIFALKAFIDYLFEREKENFRARRQDNQNSVTLTTIHQAKGLEWDFVFIVKANDSEIPLLHDFKGVVKDTAPIVEEERRLLYVAMTRARQKLFILYVMMDSNWQMLQPSRFLKEIPHHLLEFQGDINMQELQIKREAHQKEATGCTTDLLIKKQQSEADLVPVPNELLNSHFTEASDELAEFAEANNGNDFIRRFNVEDRSVVSHIFHKWAKKKAFQDPKRLLDKVGFVIDERLRQKKNKHKDLLNSLKSCLTCDEAMPYAEYVLRWEQIPADKRAHLMREKQTSTMICTNIYARGSNKSLNFGINQLALAILTLEHGQMQEHFMKLKIENAMGSATPTDKQISYLKKLGCTMIPTSRLHASHLIEQYKAL; encoded by the exons ATGGCAGACCGGCAACAAAGTGGCCGAATCAGCGCATATTTCAGCGCCTCAAAGCCACTCCTTCCTCAAAAAAGGGCTTACGATTCCTCCACCTCTTCCCCGTACCA AATTAAGGGTTTACGTGATGTTGATGGTGCTGCGGGTAGGGTTCGAGTTGGGAAGAGAGTTCCTCTTGCAGATGTTCCGTTGAATAGGGTTTATTCGTCTGGGAATGGCGGTGATGCATCTTTTGATGCAATTCGATGTAGTTCAAGTGCAAGGACTGTGGTTGGTTATGGTGTTAGTGCTGCGAAGGAAAATCTGTGTCAATTGGATTTTGAAACTCCGAGGAAAGAATCTGGAGGATTTAAATCCGAACCACTTGATTACTTTTCTGGAAGTGGTCTATTCGATGATGATTTTGATGACTCTATTTTGGAACAAATTGATATTATTTGTGAGGAGAAATCTGCAGGGAAAGTAGCTGGGCAGGAGGGGTTAGATCGTAGTTGTCAGGAGAACGTTTCAAGCGAGGGCGGTGTAGTTGGTGATGTTGATCTGGGTTTGGGAACTAGTGTTTTTTCTCAGGGTATAGAAAATGATGATTTTGATGAGTCAATTTTGGAACAGATTGATATTCTTTGTGAGCAGAAATCCGCGGAGAAAGCAGCTGGGCAGGGGTTAGATAATAGTTGCCAGGAGAAAGTTTCGAGTGAGAGCGGTGTAGTTGGTAATGTTGATCCAAGTTTGGGAACTATTGTTGTTTCTGAGGTTATAGGAAATGGCGACATGTTTAGTTCTGGAATTGCTCTGGATCATAAAGAAGAACATGTGGATAGTGATACTACTGGGAAAAGTTTACTGAGTGGAACCATGCCCGAGGAATATTTGAAATACTTGGAATCCCTAAATGAAAGGCAAAGAGAAGCAGCGTGCACTGATGTTTCCACCCCTTTAATGATTGTAGCTGGTCCAGGAAGTGGAAAG ACATCAACAATGGTTGGGCGAGTTTTGGTGCTGCTTAATGAG GGCATTAGTCCCTTAAACATTCTTGCAATGACATTTACATCAGCAGCAGCTACTGAAATGAGAAAACGTATTGGAGCCATAACTGGGAAGGAAATGGCCAAAGAACTTACAATCAGcacttttcattcattttgcttGCAACTTTGTCGTTCACATGCAGAAAA GTTAGGCCGTACATCTGAATTCTTAATATATGGACAGTGGCAACAGCGAAATGCAATTATTGAGGCCACCCGATTATtagaaaatgaaacaaataaacataaaaatggTGAATTGTTGATTGGAGAAGCGTCCGATAGTCTAAGGACCCCTAAACAGTTCAAGGATAAGGCAAAGAAATGGCAAAATTTTGTGACTCAG GCCAAAGCGTCAGGAAGAACTTCTGCAGAATTTCGTGAAATGGGCAATGAAATAGGA GCGGAAATTCTTGACAATTACAGTAACATATTAAAATCTTGTAATGCTCTGGATTATCATGACTTGATCAGCTGTTCTGTGAAGCTGCTCACTGATTTTCCTGAAG TTTTCAGAGAAAGTCAGGATTCATGGAAAGCTGTTGTCATAGATGAGTTTCAAGATACCAGTGCCATGCAATACAAGCTTCTAAGGATTCTTGCATCCCAtcataaaataacaattattggtGATGATGACCAG TCCATTTTCAGTTTCAATGGAGCCGACATTTCTGGATTTATTTCCTTTCGTAAAGATTTTCCAAACTACAAAGAG GTCAGGCTTAACAAAAACTATCGGTCCACACGTTACATTGTCGAGGCTGCATCTTCTCTTATTCAAAATAATGCCAAGCGATGTCAGTTGAAGAATGTTCTTACTGATAACTCTTCTGGGTCGAAG ATAGTTTTGAAGGAGTGTCACAATGAGGATGCACAATGTTCATTTATTGTTGACAAAATCTTAGAAATTTCATCTAATCATTCAGCAGATAACTGTTCCTATGGGAACATTGCAATTCTATACCGTAGACGG GTATCAGGGAAAGCCTTCCAAATGGCTTTTCGGGATAGGAAAATACCTTTTAATATTCACGGTGTGGCATTTTACAGAAAAAAG GTAGTCAAAAGTATCATCGCTATGCTTCAAACAGCACTGCCTGGTTGTAACGATGACTCATATATTAGAGTCTTCAAGGCTTTACTTCCTTTCGAGAAGGATATGAAAAAAAGG GTAATTGACCATATCAGCAAAATTTCAACTACTAGAAAATGCAGTTTCTTATCAGCTGCCTGTGACATCTTTACTGCAAAGATTTCTGGTACTTTTAAAAG GAGCGACCTTACCCACGGAAGGAAGGTTTTAGCGACACTAGATATCATATCAAAACTTGTTCACAGG GAAAAGTCAATTTCAGCTATCATAACTTCTGTGGCGAACATGATACCTGAG AAGTACCTTCTTGAGCAACGGGCAACTGTTGATGTTGATGGAGGGACATTGTTGAATGAAGACTATGACATCAGATCT GTTCTTCAGTACCTGTTGGATGATGTCTCTGAGTTTCTCTCTACCAAATCCATTGAGGTAAGAGGGGAAAAGGAAATGTTAGAAGATAAAGGCTGCATTTTTGCGCTAAAAGCATTCATTGATTATTTATTTGAGCGTGAGAAAGAAAATTTTCGTGCTCGGAGACAGGACAATCAAAATTCCGTGACATTGACTACCATTCATCAG GCAAAAGGCTTAGAGTGGGACTTTGTCTTCATAGTTAAG GCAAATGACTCCGAGATCCCTCTATTACATGATTTCAAAGGTGTTGTGAAGGACACCGCACCCATAGTTGAG GAGGAAAGACGTTTACTATATGTTGCAATGACTCGTGCTCGGCAAAAGCTTTTTATTCTCTATGTCATGATGGACTCAAATTGGCAG ATGCTTCAACCTTCCCGATTTCTGAAAGAAATCCCTCATCATCTTCTAGAGTTTCAG GGTGACATAAATATGCAAGAGCTACAAATAAAGCGAGAAGCTCATCAAAAGGAAGCTACCGGTTGTACCACTGATTTGTTGATAAAAAAGCAACAATCTGAGGCTGATTTGGTCCCTGTGCCAAATGAATTGCTCAACAGTCATTTTACCGAGGCTTCTGATGAGCTTGCAGAATTCGCAGAGGCAAACAATGGCAATGATTTCATAAGAAG ATTCAATGTAGAAGACAGATCTGTTGTTTCCCATATATTCCATAAATGGGCAAAAAAGAAAGCATTTCAAGATCCAAAGAGGTTGCTAGATAAG GTTGGTTTTGTAATTGATGAACGCCTTAGACAGAAGAAGAACAAACACAAG GATTTATTGAATTCTTTAAAGTCCTGCTTAACCTGTGATGAAGCAATGCCGTATGCTGAATAT GTTTTGAGATGGGAGCAAATTCCTGCGGATAAACGTGCTCATCTTATGAGGGAAAAACAG ACATCAACAATGATTTGCACAAACATATATGCTAGAGGAAGTAATAAATCCCTGAATTTCGGCATAAATCAATTAGCCTTGGCTATCTTGACATTGGAGCATGGACAAATGCAG GAACACTTCATGAAATTAAAGATTGAGAATGCAATGGGTTCGGCAACACCAACTGACAAGCAG ATCTCCTATTTGAAGAAACTGGGGTGCACCATGATCCCTACATCTCGACTCCATGCATCTCATCTCATTGAGCAATACAAAGCATTGTAA